One Phenylobacterium hankyongense DNA segment encodes these proteins:
- a CDS encoding WD40 repeat domain-containing protein, which translates to MIQSFDAYVTAALFDRAGRAAFALGDGTVRFEDGASVEAHKGAALAACLHPSGEGLLTGGDDGRLVWARAGGAQELGKVTGRWIESVAASAESGLIAFAAARELHVRDVADPAFARVFAHEKSVADLAFDPKGRRIAAATYNGVALWYARIADQKPAMLKWAGSHVAIAWSPDGKFLISAMQENQLHGWRVADEKNMRMGGYPAKVKSLAFLAKGSLMATSGANGVVVWPFAGSTGPMGKQAAEVGYEESATATRVAAMPAGQWVAWGLDDGRVRACNLAGQQIVNLKAEKGAPITALAMTPDGKRVAWGDEDGAAGVAEI; encoded by the coding sequence ATGATCCAGTCCTTCGACGCCTATGTCACCGCCGCCCTGTTCGACCGCGCCGGCCGCGCCGCCTTCGCGCTCGGCGACGGCACGGTGCGCTTCGAGGACGGGGCGAGCGTCGAGGCGCACAAGGGCGCGGCGCTCGCCGCCTGCCTGCACCCGTCCGGCGAGGGCCTGCTGACCGGCGGCGACGACGGCCGGCTGGTCTGGGCCAGGGCCGGCGGCGCCCAGGAACTGGGGAAGGTCACCGGCCGCTGGATCGAGAGCGTCGCGGCCTCCGCGGAGTCGGGCCTCATCGCCTTCGCCGCCGCCCGTGAGCTGCACGTCCGCGACGTCGCCGATCCGGCCTTCGCCCGGGTGTTCGCGCACGAGAAGTCGGTGGCGGACCTGGCCTTCGACCCCAAGGGCCGGCGGATCGCGGCGGCCACCTACAACGGCGTGGCCCTCTGGTACGCCCGCATCGCCGACCAGAAGCCGGCCATGCTCAAGTGGGCCGGCAGCCACGTGGCCATCGCCTGGAGCCCGGACGGCAAGTTCCTGATCAGCGCCATGCAGGAGAACCAGCTGCACGGCTGGCGCGTCGCCGACGAGAAGAACATGCGGATGGGCGGCTACCCGGCCAAGGTGAAGAGCCTGGCCTTCCTGGCCAAGGGAAGCCTGATGGCCACCTCCGGCGCCAACGGCGTGGTGGTCTGGCCGTTCGCCGGCTCCACCGGGCCGATGGGCAAGCAGGCGGCCGAGGTCGGCTATGAGGAGAGCGCCACCGCCACCCGCGTCGCCGCCATGCCGGCCGGCCAGTGGGTCGCCTGGGGCCTCGACGACGGCCGCGTCCGCGCCTGCAATCTCGCCGGCCAGCAGATCGTCAACCTCAAGGCCGAGAAGGGCGCCCCGATCACCGCGCTGGCCATGACCCCGGACGGCAAGCGCGTGGCCTGGGGCGACGAGGACGGCGCCGCCGGGGTGGCGGAGATCTAG
- a CDS encoding UBP-type zinc finger domain-containing protein gives MAASFSAGLPPRRVGLRVGLAKARSPVESPGGQAAATRPRPPRLRGRNGLKEGHGRACPHTRHIRDVTPSALGCEECLKIGSAWLHLRLCRTCGHVGCCDQSPNRHATRHFHATAHPIIEGYDPAEGWGWCYVDEVFFDLEERRTPQRGPIPRYY, from the coding sequence ATGGCGGCCAGCTTCAGCGCCGGGTTGCCGCCGCGGCGGGTGGGGTTGCGCGTCGGTCTCGCCAAGGCTCGATCTCCAGTCGAATCGCCAGGCGGCCAAGCTGCCGCGACTCGCCCGCGCCCGCCACGACTTCGCGGCCGCAACGGGCTAAAAGAAGGCCATGGAAGAGCCTGCCCCCACACCCGCCACATCCGCGACGTCACCCCCAGCGCGCTCGGCTGCGAGGAGTGCCTGAAGATCGGCTCGGCCTGGCTGCACCTGCGGCTGTGCCGGACCTGCGGGCACGTGGGCTGCTGCGACCAGTCGCCGAACCGCCACGCCACCCGACACTTCCACGCCACCGCGCATCCGATCATCGAGGGCTACGACCCGGCCGAGGGCTGGGGCTGGTGCTACGTCGACGAGGTGTTCTTCGACCTCGAGGAGCGCCGCACGCCGCAACGCGGGCCGATTCCGCGGTATTATTAG
- a CDS encoding biopolymer transporter ExbD, which produces MAAKLGGGGGGRFNLGQNSDINVTPFVDVMLVLLIIFMVSIPAATVSIKLDLPPAIPPPPGTKVKEPILINIQGTGGLYIGDQATSLGTLPADLSGVLTRDDPTLPPTQQRVYIRADRTVRYGDFMAVMNTLQGNGFYQVALINEEIS; this is translated from the coding sequence ATGGCGGCAAAGCTGGGCGGCGGGGGCGGCGGACGCTTCAACCTCGGCCAGAACAGCGACATCAACGTCACGCCCTTCGTGGACGTGATGCTGGTGCTCCTTATCATCTTCATGGTGTCGATCCCCGCAGCGACAGTGTCGATCAAGCTCGACCTGCCGCCGGCGATCCCACCGCCGCCCGGGACCAAGGTGAAGGAGCCGATCCTGATCAACATCCAGGGCACCGGCGGCCTTTACATCGGCGACCAGGCGACCAGCCTGGGCACCCTGCCGGCGGACCTGTCGGGCGTGCTCACCCGTGACGACCCGACCCTGCCGCCGACCCAACAGCGCGTCTACATCCGCGCCGACCGGACGGTGCGCTACGGCGACTTCATGGCGGTGATGAACACCCTGCAGGGCAACGGCTTCTACCAGGTCGCCCTGATCAACGAAGAAATCTCCTAA
- a CDS encoding nitroreductase translates to MNVSEAVAARVSVRAFRPDPVPGAVVRGILEAAAKAPSGGNLQPWRVYALAGEPLAAFKAVVATNPFGETPEYDVYPPNLWEPFRTRRFQNGEDLYATLGIPREDKPARLRQLAKNGAFFGAPVGMFFCLDRKLEPPQWADLGMYMQNVMLLAVERGLDTCPQEYWARYPQTVATFLGLPDDHMLFAGMAMGYRDPDAPINALKASRDPFELWGELRGFD, encoded by the coding sequence GTGAACGTGTCCGAGGCCGTGGCCGCTCGGGTCTCCGTCCGCGCCTTCCGTCCCGATCCGGTGCCGGGCGCGGTGGTGCGCGGGATCCTCGAGGCGGCGGCCAAGGCGCCGTCGGGCGGCAACCTGCAGCCGTGGCGGGTCTACGCCCTCGCCGGCGAGCCGCTGGCCGCCTTCAAGGCTGTCGTTGCGACGAACCCCTTCGGCGAAACGCCGGAGTACGACGTCTATCCGCCGAACCTGTGGGAGCCGTTCCGCACCCGCCGCTTCCAGAACGGCGAGGACCTCTACGCGACCCTCGGCATCCCCCGCGAGGACAAGCCGGCCCGCCTGCGGCAGCTGGCGAAGAACGGCGCCTTCTTCGGCGCGCCGGTTGGGATGTTCTTCTGCCTCGACCGCAAGCTCGAGCCGCCGCAGTGGGCGGACCTCGGCATGTACATGCAGAACGTCATGCTGCTGGCGGTGGAGCGCGGGCTCGACACCTGCCCGCAGGAATACTGGGCCCGCTATCCGCAGACGGTGGCGACGTTCCTGGGCCTGCCCGACGATCACATGCTGTTCGCCGGCATGGCCATGGGCTACCGCGACCCCGACGCGCCGATCAACGCCCTGAAGGCGTCCCGCGACCCGTTCGAGCTCTGGGGCGAGTTGCGGGGGTTCGACTAG